The region CCTTGATGTGCGCTTCATAAAAAATCTGGCTGCGTCCGAAAAAGTCTAATTGGTAAGGAccctttagccaaagtggaagtgcatcagcggtcgccatgataggtgctgtccgaatagtgcagtcagtaaggaaggagatAAAAAAAGGAGGCTGCATGGGTCCCATCAAAGCTCCTTTAACATAGGGAGCTGGTGATGTCCCTTACTGGGGCTAAGGAGCCATAagaaatcccacaatcctttgcgtgacatgacctATATGCACAGCCGTTCTCATGgaattaacaaaaatatccGAAGAGGAGAGAGTTCATATATTACATGACTTGTTGGTCATCCATGTGGATAAGAGGCCTTTAGCCATCTCCACCTTTGTTGTCTGCAGGAAATAAGATCCGATAGTGCAACAGTGTGTCAGCaaagttttaaattaaaggaaGCAATGAAATCACCAGCTTGGATGTGATGACATGTAAtttgtatatatacatatgttaaCCGTGAAAACTAAACCGGTCATTTATGTGttacacattgtttatttttgcatatACCAGTAATGCATATATCTGTTTAACAAGACAATAACAAGCAATTGGACCTGTTACTGTTTGAACTAGAAAGTCTGTATAAGTTCATTGGGAAAGCGTAAGAAATAACACAATACAAAACAGACCTCTGTATATTTGTGCGTGAGTAAGTACCAAACCtaactttcatttttttgtatttctttttcgGATGGCTGGAGGCCCAGATTTGGCTAGAATCATCCAGCTGCGTTTCCGTCAGGTTATGACATAcaagttaaaggctgtctgaaatcagcacagcagtctgaagctcctttccttcccacgatagagttcttactgttgaccccatgaaaggtcaaggaacaggagctaggagctatattTAGAACATTTTGGACATATGCTCTGAAGCATCGACACACTGGACACATCACTAGAATTAATTTGAATCTCTTTCATTTTGCATTTCCAAGAAACCATTTTCATACAAAATTACATTGTTTTGCTAGTGTTGGTTGCAGaaagttattgttttatggTTTATTGCCAAAACGGGAGACACTATATGGTAGTGTAATCTGAGTTTATATTGGCTGCCCATGTGCAAATCTTGGCGAAGAGACACGCCATTAAAGCAGCGTTACACTTTTTCTTGAGTTTGGTAGACATAGCGGTGTCAAAGGAGACAAAGCTGCTATGAAGTTTTTTAAAACCGTGGGAacagttaaatgttaaaatggaaAGGGCTGTTCATATGTGCTgaataaaattgtaaaaataaaacaaattaatattttatgatgttaagaataaaaacatacaaatgaccggcctgttgcactgactcccatcatgatgaagtgctttgaaaggctggtaaaggaacacatcgtctccagtctcccctcaacactcgacccgttccagtctgcctaccgacggaaccgctccactgaggatgccatctcctctgctcttcacctgagcctggcacacctggaggagaagaacacccaCATGCGGATGCTgatcctggacttcagttcagcgttcaacaccatcatcccacaacatctggtgggaaaactggagcatctgggcttcaacacacccctacgaaactggctgctggacttcctcaccaacagacctcagtcagtccgggtcggacagaacacctctgatgtcatcaccctcagcacgggctcccctcagggctgcgtcctgagccccctgctgttcaccctgatgacacacgacagcgtccccaggttcaccaccaatcacatcgtgaagtttgcagacgacacaacggtggtgggcctgatcagagactacaacgaccaggactacagagaggaggtggagcagctggtggactggtgcagagacaacagcctgatcctgaacgtggagaagacgaaggagatcatcgtcgacttcaggaaaaaccggcctcaccatgctccactgctcatcaacaactcagcggtggaggtggtcagcagcaccaagttcctgggggtgcacatcacggacaacctcacctggactgtgaacaccacgtcactggtgaagagggcacagaagtgactgtactttctgcggaggatgaggagagcccgcctgcccccgcccatcctcacgaccttctacagaagcaccatagagagtattctgaccagctgtgtgtgtggtgtggaggctgcagtgcctccgactggaagaacgtgaggagagtggtgaggacagcagaaggtataatcggggctcctcttccctccattaaagacatttcatcgcagcgctgtgtgtctcgagcccgtaacatcatcagggacccctcacacccccaccatggactgttctccctgcaaccctctggaaagaggttccgcagcttccgctgcaggtccaccaggttctgcaaaagctttttccctgctgccatcagactgttgaactgctaaactgctgaagtataaaaatggactgtgtaccacactcgactcgctgatttgcacatttgcacatttgcacatttgtatcgtatcctgcaaaattgctgctgcaccttacccagaaacgtactgcaaaactgtttacaatacaactgtctacttttaaatcactgctgcaccttactgcatatttgtttacatttgttttacattgtttacatttcaactgcctactgttcactgctgcactttatccggaagtcaattgaaacATATCCTGCAAGTGACTgcgatttatcactgcactttatcctgtactgtaattcattgcaaggtatcctgtagagttactgcaatctttctgagctgtgtgaaaacaaaatttcgttctgtatgcactctgtgtatacaaaatgacaataaagtcttagtctaagtctaagacctAAGACAAAATGACAAGATATTTGAGTTGGGTTTACTGAAATTCAAGTTACTGTAGTATACATTTCTAAAGCTTTCTGTAAAAAGATGTAGTGATGTGCTAAAATTTATTCTGCTAAATCGGGCTTGCTAAAAACACTCCTGTCCTTTTTAAAGGATATTCTGACCTTCTTGTTATTGTGACTTGACGCCTATCTGTTGTAGCTCCGTTATACCTGAAGTAGCCTGTGTCAAGTGTGTTCACGTAGGTGTGGTTTCTACAAAGAATAAAGCTTCTTGTTGACATGATAAAAGAAGCTCAACGTGCGTCTCATCTGTTCTGTCCCACAGCATCACGCATCAATTGACGGGTGACAAAGTTGGGGGCCCGTCCGGGATAGTGCCTCCCGCTGGACTGGTGCCATCTGTCAAATAACCATGAATACCTGTTCTGTGAGCCGATGACCTAAGTGCAAGACTTTTGGTGTCCAGAGATGGCCGCCCTGCATGAGCTGCATTGGAAAATCCAACAGCAGCTTCACCAGCTGGTTAATGAGGCCAGAAGAGACCTGCTCCACCAGCTAGCAGGATCATGCAAAGATGAGGTGGGAGAAGAGGTGCTAAGGGAGGATTCGACTGAGGTGGAACTCTTTGACTTCATTGTTGATTTCTTAAGAAGTAAACAACTGAGGAGCTTGGAGGACCGTGGGATGTCTCGTCTGCTGGTATTTCGTGACCTCATTGATGAACTGCAAACACCGCAGGAAGCAGAGGCCGGAGCCCAGCACCAGTCGGCAGATGAAGCGGAAATAGCATCTGTGTCCGAGACTGAGCCGATCGTAGCAGCACCCATCATAAACAAGAGAGTCTCAACACCAGTGGTTGCAGTTCAGGTAAAGGGTTGGTAAAACTGACAGATGTTGCTGCATTACCTCCACGTACAGAATTTTGGGCTCGTGGTGGTCAAATCTTAGATTCTGATACAGACGTGAGCTTTAACTGCTTGTGTAAGGAAGTTGATGACGGTCTAAGGCAGGgctcagcaacctttacaacccgcagagccatttctgccctcggtccagctaaacaaattttgtttagagccacaaaagttacacatctctttgaaacaagagcttgttgttatagtatactatagtaaatctgtttaaatatcttcaattaaagatcaacagttttattatttaactaaCAGtagttttatgtttaggtttaatacattttcttcagttggacataatttttatagcaaatggcatcagaatgatgaaaaagcaagtcgtttgcaacctactgacaaaaagatacttcatttatctatagtaaaatattccaTACACCATTagcttctttctttctggaaatgtgcaTATATTGCACAATTCATGCTtaagctagcaattttaaattacctttataCGGAGAAAAATTGACCAATTTTTCCTCCCCCacatttttggtctttttaagtttttgagagccaaaactgaAGGTGTAATGAGCCACAtgcggctctggagccacaggttgcagacccctggtctagtgGAAGGTTTCACAGAGCGTGAGGTTACTAGAACAGTGCTCAGAATAATTAAAAGCAGTACATTCAAAGACATGCATATCACCAAAGATAGTCTGACTGTGGCTGAGCTGAAGCGTTTTTCCCAGAGCACACCTTTAAGATAAGAGAAGCACCAAATTATTCTAGGAACTGAGTAATACAGCATGACAAAGACAGCCCACAACAGTTTATGTATGAAACCGTGTGTATTGTTTGGCTCTAAAGTAAGTACCGGTTCCAATATGACAGATTGACACATGGCAACAGATTTTTtagaagttattctgtttccATGTGGatatgcacattttaaatgaaatagctttttattttgtgctttatTAGCTTATTCTGTGAATTTAAAGGCTAGTGGAGCCAGGTGTTCAGGTGTATGTAAGCAGGACTGGGCCTTTGTTCAACATGAGGTACTGGTTGAGTCTGGGAATTGATACCTATGTTGTGAGCTATGCAGTTTTAGACTTTATtatacaaaaaacagaaatatatttgCATTAGTCATTTAGGAGTGCAGAGGGTTTAAAACTTTACAGTAATTGATATTGTTtgcaaagggactgatatcagaaTTCTTGGACTTGGATACAAATTTTATCACACCCTAAGACTTTTTTTCCATGCTCTAAACAAAAAACTatactgtgtgtttgtgtgtgttacgTTATCCGTGTGCATCCTATTGTCTGTCTCAAAggaaatttcaccatggtaatgCATGGTGAcgataaagattcttgatttttGATTCTTTATTTCTCGTCACTTATAAAGCTTGGAATAATGAccttaattatattttattttcctacagACCAACATAACAACTTTTGAAGACGGCACAAAGCCGGAAATGAAGAGATTGGGACTTGACTCTTACCAGTGCCCGTTTTGCCCGAAGGTTGGGCCATATCACAGGCTAGTACCGCATTTACAAAGCCACCAGAGGGCCTGCATTAACTATGGAGGTATGTCCATCTATATATAATCACTAGAGATGGGaattaataagattttaattatgGCAGTAGTATGATAAAATACCAACCATACTAACCCTGGCACATTATTGATTCAacctgagagagagaaagagaaacatCCAGACATTGTGGACTCAGTTGCTATTTGGGTCTATATTATATTCATGTGTCCTTTGAGCTTCCAATAGTGCTTGAAACAATGATACAATCGTTTTTGACTTTTAGCTCAGTTTGAGGCTCACTCGTTCAGTCTGCAAAATTTTAGGTTTTATATGCATAGACCCTCTGATCAAGTACAAATATATTCTGGCAAAGTTACTGCTCTGAAAATGTATCAATGCATGCATGTACAACACTGgtgtttaaaatacatttcttgtCATTCTTTTAAGGATATAGAGTCTACAAATGCCACCTGGGTTGTGTGGCCTACGGTCATTATCACTGTGGCTTTTGCCCCAGAATTATTATCAGAAAAGAGTACTTCTTCACTCACTTTAAGAAGTGCCTATGTCTACGCCGAGCAATGGCAGTGGCTGTTCCATCAGCGCTGCCTGTAGGGACCACGGGTCAACCAGCGTTGCCAGCAGGGACCACAGGTCCACCAGCGTTGCCAGGAGGGACCACGGGTCAACCAGCTTTGCAGACAGGGACCACGGGTCAACCGGCGTTGCCAGCAGGGACCACAGGTCCACCAGTGTTGCCAGGAGGGACCACGGGTCCAC is a window of Fundulus heteroclitus isolate FHET01 unplaced genomic scaffold, MU-UCD_Fhet_4.1 scaffold_48, whole genome shotgun sequence DNA encoding:
- the LOC105939882 gene encoding nascent polypeptide-associated complex subunit alpha, muscle-specific form isoform X3, with protein sequence MSKQLRSLEDRGMSRLLVFRDLIDELQTPQEAEAGAQHQSADEAEIASVSETEPIVAAPIINKRVSTPVVAVQTNITTFEDGTKPEMKRLGLDSYQCPFCPKVGPYHRLVPHLQSHQRACINYGGYRVYKCHLGCVAYGHYHCGFCPRIIIRKEYFFTHFKKCLCLRRAMAVAVPSALPVGTTGQPALPAGTTGPPALPGGTTGQPALQTGTTGQPALPAGTTGPPVLPGGTTGPPALPAGTTGQPALPAGTTGPPALPAGTTGPPALQTGTTGQPALPAGTTGPPALPAGTTGPPALQTGTTGPPALQTGTTGQPALPAGTTGQPVLPAGTTGQSALMPGTTGQPVLAPETKAFETCPIAPAAAAVKTPKILPSKHRKTRCCLCNLELLQKNLKVHIQRQHLLKTPDITANHSVEFVCCDEKETFIQFL
- the LOC105939882 gene encoding uncharacterized protein LOC105939882 isoform X1, with protein sequence MAALHELHWKIQQQLHQLVNEARRDLLHQLAGSCKDEVGEEVLREDSTEVELFDFIVDFLRSKQLRSLEDRGMSRLLVFRDLIDELQTPQEAEAGAQHQSADEAEIASVSETEPIVAAPIINKRVSTPVVAVQTNITTFEDGTKPEMKRLGLDSYQCPFCPKVGPYHRLVPHLQSHQRACINYGGYRVYKCHLGCVAYGHYHCGFCPRIIIRKEYFFTHFKKCLCLRRAMAVAVPSALPVGTTGQPALPAGTTGPPALPGGTTGQPALQTGTTGQPALPAGTTGPPVLPGGTTGPPALPAGTTGQPALPAGTTGPPALPAGTTGPPALQTGTTGQPALPAGTTGPPALPAGTTGPPALQTGTTGPPALQTGTTGQPALPAGTTGQPVLPAGTTGQSALMPGTTGQPVLAPETKAFETCPIAPAAAAVKTPKILPSKHRKTRCCLCNLELLQKNLKVHIQRQHLLKTPDITANHSVEFVCCDEKETFIQFL
- the LOC105939882 gene encoding nascent polypeptide-associated complex subunit alpha, muscle-specific form isoform X2 — its product is MRSKQLRSLEDRGMSRLLVFRDLIDELQTPQEAEAGAQHQSADEAEIASVSETEPIVAAPIINKRVSTPVVAVQTNITTFEDGTKPEMKRLGLDSYQCPFCPKVGPYHRLVPHLQSHQRACINYGGYRVYKCHLGCVAYGHYHCGFCPRIIIRKEYFFTHFKKCLCLRRAMAVAVPSALPVGTTGQPALPAGTTGPPALPGGTTGQPALQTGTTGQPALPAGTTGPPVLPGGTTGPPALPAGTTGQPALPAGTTGPPALPAGTTGPPALQTGTTGQPALPAGTTGPPALPAGTTGPPALQTGTTGPPALQTGTTGQPALPAGTTGQPVLPAGTTGQSALMPGTTGQPVLAPETKAFETCPIAPAAAAVKTPKILPSKHRKTRCCLCNLELLQKNLKVHIQRQHLLKTPDITANHSVEFVCCDEKETFIQFL